GGATCATCATCTGCTGCCGGTCCGGCGTGCTCGGCCAGGCGGGCGGCCGGTAGGCGGGCTCGGTCTGGAAGGACAGGCCGGTCCCCCCGTCCGGCGGCCGGATGTGCACCCAGTCCTGCCACTCCTCGCCGCGCCACACCCGCCACCCGGGCAGCAGCCGCAGGTAGAAGGCGGCCAGCTCACGGGCGTTCGGGGCGTCCAGTGTCGCCGCCGTCAGGCGCACGGTTCCTCCCCCTCGTCGACGTCAGTACCGGCGCTTCTTGCCGTCCAGCTCGTCCCACCACTCGTCGGACTGCGGATCCCCGGACGGGTCGTCCCACCAGCGGTCCTCCGGCCCGCGCCGGTTCGCGACCATCGCGGCGACGGGCGGGATCACCATGGCCACCACGCACATCCCCACGGCCACGGGGACGGACCACAGGCGCACGACACCCCACGCCAGGACGAAGAGGCCGATGCACAGGCCCATCATCGCGAAGTACGTGTGCCGTCGCCGTGCGTACATACGTCCAGCGTAGGTCCGGGCAGGCCGAAGGGCCGCACCCCAGGCGTCCAACCCGAGGGGTGCGGCCCTTCGAGGACCCGTCGCCGTCAGACGGCGATCGCGACCTCCGCCAGGCCGCCCTTCTGGGCGACGACCGTGCGGTCGGCGGTGGCGCCGGGCACGAGGGCGCGGACGGTCCAGGTGCCCTCGGCCGCGTAGAAGCGGAACTGTCCGGTCGCCGAGGTCGGCACCTCGGCCGTGAACTCGCCGGTCGAGTCCAGCAGGCGGACGTAGCCCACCACGGGCTCGCCGTCCTTGGTCACCTGACCCTGGATCGTGGTCTCACCGGGCTTGATCGTCGAGGCGTCGGGGCCGCCGGCCTTCGCACCACACATGTCGTACTCCTGAAGGGTTGGGAGAGGTCGGTCGGGGTTGCCTACTTGTTGGCGCCGAGCTCGATCGGCACGCCGACGAGGGAGCCGTACTCGGTCCAGGAGCCGTCGTAGTTCTTGACGTTCTGGACGCCGAGCAGCTCGTGCAGGACGAACCAGGTCAGCGCGGAGCGCTCACCGATGCGGCAGTAGG
This genomic stretch from Streptomyces sp. Go-475 harbors:
- a CDS encoding VOC family protein, with translation MRLTAATLDAPNARELAAFYLRLLPGWRVWRGEEWQDWVHIRPPDGGTGLSFQTEPAYRPPAWPSTPDRQQMMIHLDIEVDDLEGETARALAEGARLAEHQPQDDVRVLLDPAGHPFCLHTESAQEPQ
- a CDS encoding DUF3099 domain-containing protein; the protein is MYARRRHTYFAMMGLCIGLFVLAWGVVRLWSVPVAVGMCVVAMVIPPVAAMVANRRGPEDRWWDDPSGDPQSDEWWDELDGKKRRY
- a CDS encoding DUF1416 domain-containing protein, coding for MCGAKAGGPDASTIKPGETTIQGQVTKDGEPVVGYVRLLDSTGEFTAEVPTSATGQFRFYAAEGTWTVRALVPGATADRTVVAQKGGLAEVAIAV